A genomic region of Raphanus sativus cultivar WK10039 chromosome 6, ASM80110v3, whole genome shotgun sequence contains the following coding sequences:
- the LOC108813521 gene encoding U2 small nuclear ribonucleoprotein B'' isoform X3 — MRESKKKFGRILDVVALKTPKLRGQAWVAFSDVTAATNAVRQMQNFPFYDKPMVCLSQVFLLPLSGRIQFAKEKSDCIAKEEGTFVPNDKKRKKHEKAERKREETQRPNTANGPTPQNGAPAPSSYKPSGQEAMPPNNILFIQNLPHDTTTAMLEFLFRQYPGFKEIRMVAAKPGIAFAEFEDDVKSSMAMRGLQDFKITPQYPMLISFAKK, encoded by the exons ATGAGAGAATCAAAAAAGAAG TTTGGGAGGATACTTGATGTGGTTGCTTTGAAGACTCCTAAGCTACGTGGTCAAGCTTGGGTCGCCTTTAGTGACGTCACTGCTGCTACTAATGCCGTTCGCCAGATGCAGAACTTCCCTTTCTATGATAAGCCTATGGTCTGTCTGTCTCAAGTTTTTTTATTGCCTCTTTCTGGT CGCATACAGTTCGCAAAAGAAAAGTCAGATTGTATTGCTAAAGAGGAAGGAACTTTCGTTCCCAATGataagaagaggaagaaacatGAGAAAG CTGAAAGAAAGCGTGAAGAAACCCAACGACCAAACACAGCTAATGGCCCAACTCCACAGAACGGAGCCCCTGCG cCATCATCGTACAAGCCTAGCGGACAAGAAGCGATGCCACCAAACAACATACTCTTCATTCAGAATCTTCCGCACGATACAACAACCGCTATGCTCGAGTTTCTCTTCCGTCAGTATCCTGGATTCAAGGAGATAAGAATGGTCGCCGCTAAACCAGGGATTGCATTTGCGGAGTTCGAAGACGATGTTAAATCTTCCATGGCAATGCGTGGTCTTCAGGACTTCAAAATCACTCCCCAGTATCCCATGCTCATCTCTTTTGCCAAGAAATGA
- the LOC108813521 gene encoding U2 small nuclear ribonucleoprotein B'' isoform X4, producing the protein MRESKKKFGRILDVVALKTPKLRGQAWVAFSDVTAATNAVRQMQNFPFYDKPMRIQFAKEKSDCIAKEEGTFVPNDKKRKKHEKAERKREETQRPNTANGPTPQNGAPAPSSYKPSGQEAMPPNNILFIQNLPHDTTTAMLEFLFRQYPGFKEIRMVAAKPGIAFAEFEDDVKSSMAMRGLQDFKITPQYPMLISFAKK; encoded by the exons ATGAGAGAATCAAAAAAGAAG TTTGGGAGGATACTTGATGTGGTTGCTTTGAAGACTCCTAAGCTACGTGGTCAAGCTTGGGTCGCCTTTAGTGACGTCACTGCTGCTACTAATGCCGTTCGCCAGATGCAGAACTTCCCTTTCTATGATAAGCCTATG CGCATACAGTTCGCAAAAGAAAAGTCAGATTGTATTGCTAAAGAGGAAGGAACTTTCGTTCCCAATGataagaagaggaagaaacatGAGAAAG CTGAAAGAAAGCGTGAAGAAACCCAACGACCAAACACAGCTAATGGCCCAACTCCACAGAACGGAGCCCCTGCG cCATCATCGTACAAGCCTAGCGGACAAGAAGCGATGCCACCAAACAACATACTCTTCATTCAGAATCTTCCGCACGATACAACAACCGCTATGCTCGAGTTTCTCTTCCGTCAGTATCCTGGATTCAAGGAGATAAGAATGGTCGCCGCTAAACCAGGGATTGCATTTGCGGAGTTCGAAGACGATGTTAAATCTTCCATGGCAATGCGTGGTCTTCAGGACTTCAAAATCACTCCCCAGTATCCCATGCTCATCTCTTTTGCCAAGAAATGA
- the LOC108813521 gene encoding U2 small nuclear ribonucleoprotein B'' isoform X2: protein MFTADIPPNQSIYIKNLNERIKKEELKRSLYCLFSQFGRILDVVALKTPKLRGQAWVAFSDVTAATNAVRQMQNFPFYDKPMRIQFAKEKSDCIAKEEGTFVPNDKKRKKHEKAERKREETQRPNTANGPTPQNGAPAPSSYKPSGQEAMPPNNILFIQNLPHDTTTAMLEFLFRQYPGFKEIRMVAAKPGIAFAEFEDDVKSSMAMRGLQDFKITPQYPMLISFAKK from the exons ATGTTCACGGCGGATATACCACCGAATCAGTCAATCTACATCAAAAACCTCAATGAGAGAATCAAAAAAGAAG AATTGAAGAGATCTCTTTACTGTTTGTTCTCACAGTTTGGGAGGATACTTGATGTGGTTGCTTTGAAGACTCCTAAGCTACGTGGTCAAGCTTGGGTCGCCTTTAGTGACGTCACTGCTGCTACTAATGCCGTTCGCCAGATGCAGAACTTCCCTTTCTATGATAAGCCTATG CGCATACAGTTCGCAAAAGAAAAGTCAGATTGTATTGCTAAAGAGGAAGGAACTTTCGTTCCCAATGataagaagaggaagaaacatGAGAAAG CTGAAAGAAAGCGTGAAGAAACCCAACGACCAAACACAGCTAATGGCCCAACTCCACAGAACGGAGCCCCTGCG cCATCATCGTACAAGCCTAGCGGACAAGAAGCGATGCCACCAAACAACATACTCTTCATTCAGAATCTTCCGCACGATACAACAACCGCTATGCTCGAGTTTCTCTTCCGTCAGTATCCTGGATTCAAGGAGATAAGAATGGTCGCCGCTAAACCAGGGATTGCATTTGCGGAGTTCGAAGACGATGTTAAATCTTCCATGGCAATGCGTGGTCTTCAGGACTTCAAAATCACTCCCCAGTATCCCATGCTCATCTCTTTTGCCAAGAAATGA
- the LOC108813521 gene encoding U2 small nuclear ribonucleoprotein B'' isoform X1 — protein sequence MFTADIPPNQSIYIKNLNERIKKEELKRSLYCLFSQFGRILDVVALKTPKLRGQAWVAFSDVTAATNAVRQMQNFPFYDKPMVCLSQVFLLPLSGRIQFAKEKSDCIAKEEGTFVPNDKKRKKHEKAERKREETQRPNTANGPTPQNGAPAPSSYKPSGQEAMPPNNILFIQNLPHDTTTAMLEFLFRQYPGFKEIRMVAAKPGIAFAEFEDDVKSSMAMRGLQDFKITPQYPMLISFAKK from the exons ATGTTCACGGCGGATATACCACCGAATCAGTCAATCTACATCAAAAACCTCAATGAGAGAATCAAAAAAGAAG AATTGAAGAGATCTCTTTACTGTTTGTTCTCACAGTTTGGGAGGATACTTGATGTGGTTGCTTTGAAGACTCCTAAGCTACGTGGTCAAGCTTGGGTCGCCTTTAGTGACGTCACTGCTGCTACTAATGCCGTTCGCCAGATGCAGAACTTCCCTTTCTATGATAAGCCTATGGTCTGTCTGTCTCAAGTTTTTTTATTGCCTCTTTCTGGT CGCATACAGTTCGCAAAAGAAAAGTCAGATTGTATTGCTAAAGAGGAAGGAACTTTCGTTCCCAATGataagaagaggaagaaacatGAGAAAG CTGAAAGAAAGCGTGAAGAAACCCAACGACCAAACACAGCTAATGGCCCAACTCCACAGAACGGAGCCCCTGCG cCATCATCGTACAAGCCTAGCGGACAAGAAGCGATGCCACCAAACAACATACTCTTCATTCAGAATCTTCCGCACGATACAACAACCGCTATGCTCGAGTTTCTCTTCCGTCAGTATCCTGGATTCAAGGAGATAAGAATGGTCGCCGCTAAACCAGGGATTGCATTTGCGGAGTTCGAAGACGATGTTAAATCTTCCATGGCAATGCGTGGTCTTCAGGACTTCAAAATCACTCCCCAGTATCCCATGCTCATCTCTTTTGCCAAGAAATGA
- the LOC130496986 gene encoding RNA-directed DNA methylation 4 isoform X2, with protein MDDGVGESSSTVGEKPVIVRVKRKIGQSPLDAFWLEINERPFKRPFLDDFSKLSISSSAKKEEVKPKKVLVRHLETLTDSETPLDIIHSLFESDLDEQSCSKGKFEDRKIAFKKDNRKKQLLTKAVQQQQTAAQTARFKQIWRSRKGNIEVIHDKELHERCSFFDVLRVDAEERPDNAPPEVASLEDQKMLASFLPLLRECIPTAAEEIEADIHSSHAEEYVYDFYAVNEEMDISEDSSKHQFPLVTVEEEEEFWDGPDDESDCDSDDSNAEDHPRNDYPDEISEEEEEEETEKEEGDEEEEEEKSEASDDESKDEETLERHVRMALDDDEEFFDGYAEEDVNVYGDSDEEFEDDAKWSYRG; from the exons ATGGATGATGGTGTGGGTGAAAGCTCCTCTACGGTAGGAGAGAAGCCAGTGATTGTTAGGGTTAAGCGTAAAATAGGACAATCTCCACTCGATGCTTTCT GGTTGGAGATAAATGAAAGACCTTTCAAACGACCCTTCCTCGACGACTTCTCAAAGCTCTCTATCTCCAGTTCCGCAAAGAAAG AGGAAGTGAAGCCCAAGAAGGTGCTAGTGCGGCATTTGGAGACACTCACTGACTCTGAAACCCCTCTTGATATCATCCACTCTTTATTT GAGTCTGATCTTGATGAGCAGAGTTGCAGTAAAGGAAAGTTTGAGGATCGAAAAATTGCCTTCAAGAAAGACAAC AGAAAAAAACAGCTCTTGACAAAAGCTGTACAGCAGCAACAG ACCGCTGCACAGACTGCTCGGTTCAAGCAAATATGGCGGAGTAGGAAGGGAAACATTGAAGTCATTCATGATAAAGAACTTCATGAGAGGTGTAGTTTCTTTGATGTTCTTCGTGTTGACGCTGAAGAAAGACCAGACAATGCACCACCTGA GGTTGCATCCTTGGAGGACCAGAAAATGCTGGCTAGTTTCTTGCCTCTCCTCAGAGAATGTATTCCAACAGCAGCTGAAGAGATTGAAGCTGATATCCATTCCAGTCATGCTGAAGAATACGTTTATGATTTTTATGCTGTAAACGAAGAGATGGATATCAGTGAAGACAGTTCTAAGCACCAGTTTCCTCT TGTCACAgtagaggaggaagaagagttCTGGGATGGACCTGATGATGAATCAGACTGTGACTCTGATGATTCAAACG CTGAAGATCATCCAAGGAATGATTACCCAGACGAGATCTctgaagaggaggaggaagaagaaacagaaaaagaagaaggtgatgaggaagaggaagaagagaagagtgaaGCCTCTGACGATGAATCAAAAGACGAGGAGACATTAGAGAGACATGTGAGAATGGCCCTTGATGACGATGAGGAGTTCTTTGATGGTTATGCAGAGGAGGATGTAAATGTTTATGGGGATAGCGATGAGGAGTTTGAGGATGATGCTAAGTGGTCTTACCGGGGATAG
- the LOC130496986 gene encoding RNA-directed DNA methylation 4 isoform X1, translating to MDDGVGESSSTVGEKPVIVRVKRKIGQSPLDAFWLEINERPFKRPFLDDFSKLSISSSAKKVHVAEEVKPKKVLVRHLETLTDSETPLDIIHSLFESDLDEQSCSKGKFEDRKIAFKKDNRKKQLLTKAVQQQQTAAQTARFKQIWRSRKGNIEVIHDKELHERCSFFDVLRVDAEERPDNAPPEVASLEDQKMLASFLPLLRECIPTAAEEIEADIHSSHAEEYVYDFYAVNEEMDISEDSSKHQFPLVTVEEEEEFWDGPDDESDCDSDDSNAEDHPRNDYPDEISEEEEEEETEKEEGDEEEEEEKSEASDDESKDEETLERHVRMALDDDEEFFDGYAEEDVNVYGDSDEEFEDDAKWSYRG from the exons ATGGATGATGGTGTGGGTGAAAGCTCCTCTACGGTAGGAGAGAAGCCAGTGATTGTTAGGGTTAAGCGTAAAATAGGACAATCTCCACTCGATGCTTTCT GGTTGGAGATAAATGAAAGACCTTTCAAACGACCCTTCCTCGACGACTTCTCAAAGCTCTCTATCTCCAGTTCCGCAAAGAAAG TACATGTGGCAGAGGAAGTGAAGCCCAAGAAGGTGCTAGTGCGGCATTTGGAGACACTCACTGACTCTGAAACCCCTCTTGATATCATCCACTCTTTATTT GAGTCTGATCTTGATGAGCAGAGTTGCAGTAAAGGAAAGTTTGAGGATCGAAAAATTGCCTTCAAGAAAGACAAC AGAAAAAAACAGCTCTTGACAAAAGCTGTACAGCAGCAACAG ACCGCTGCACAGACTGCTCGGTTCAAGCAAATATGGCGGAGTAGGAAGGGAAACATTGAAGTCATTCATGATAAAGAACTTCATGAGAGGTGTAGTTTCTTTGATGTTCTTCGTGTTGACGCTGAAGAAAGACCAGACAATGCACCACCTGA GGTTGCATCCTTGGAGGACCAGAAAATGCTGGCTAGTTTCTTGCCTCTCCTCAGAGAATGTATTCCAACAGCAGCTGAAGAGATTGAAGCTGATATCCATTCCAGTCATGCTGAAGAATACGTTTATGATTTTTATGCTGTAAACGAAGAGATGGATATCAGTGAAGACAGTTCTAAGCACCAGTTTCCTCT TGTCACAgtagaggaggaagaagagttCTGGGATGGACCTGATGATGAATCAGACTGTGACTCTGATGATTCAAACG CTGAAGATCATCCAAGGAATGATTACCCAGACGAGATCTctgaagaggaggaggaagaagaaacagaaaaagaagaaggtgatgaggaagaggaagaagagaagagtgaaGCCTCTGACGATGAATCAAAAGACGAGGAGACATTAGAGAGACATGTGAGAATGGCCCTTGATGACGATGAGGAGTTCTTTGATGGTTATGCAGAGGAGGATGTAAATGTTTATGGGGATAGCGATGAGGAGTTTGAGGATGATGCTAAGTGGTCTTACCGGGGATAG
- the LOC108810759 gene encoding protein NUCLEAR FUSION DEFECTIVE 4: MSPNVLRWFSLVAILWLQSINGTNLSFPAYSSQLKEFLSISQFKLNYLSFASDAGKVLGFVSGIAAVYLPLPLVLLAGGALGFAGYGLQYLCLVKKMFTLSFYQIWGLSFLAGNSICWINTACYIVAINSFPVHRQVAVGITASYQGLSGKIYTDIVQTFFYSSQREAASGYLLLNSLVPLVGCLVTAPMLMREAKATSSSSWDINVGFIVLFVVTIATGIYAVATSLLTAPAVLVLVGIVLFLLAPLAIPVGVGVKELMSSRRSQQKVHDLEVPIEEDQKNEAEEEFDEKVIVGVKEEVEWTKLCKKLDFWIYFGLYLFGPTVGLVFMNNLGQIAESRGCPATTSLVALSSSFGFFGRLLPSLLDYFLSRNKYMPSSPVSMAVSLVAMVASFLLLLIDSNIALYISTAIVGVFLGALTSLSVTMTAELFGTKHFGVNHNIVVGSIPIGSFGFGLFAAKVYRDGAAFDGRFDGKCYGMYCFQTTFIFWGTLCSIATILAAVLYLRNRKFFSHKR, from the exons ATGTCTCCTAACGTTCTCCGGTGGTTCAGCCTCGTCGCTATCCTCTGGCTTCAGTCTATCAATGGCACCAACTTGAGCTTCCCTGCTTACTCTTCACAGCTCAAAGAGTTTCTCTCAATCTCTCAGTTTAAACTCAACTACCTCTCTTTCGCCTCCGACGCCGGAAAAGTCCTCGGTTTTGTCTCCGGGATCGCCGCCGTTTATCTTCCTCTACCGCTCGTCCTTCTCGCCGGTGGTGCTTTAGGTTTCGCCGGCTACGGTCTCCAGTATCTCTGTCTCGTCAAAAAGATGTTCACGTTATCATTTTACCAGATCTGGGGCTTGAGTTTCTTGGCGGGAAACAGCATCTGCTGGATCAACACGGCTTGTTACATCGTCGCCATCAACAGTTTTCCGGTGCACCGTCAGGTTGCCGTGGGTATCACGGCAAGTTATCAAGGTTTGAGTGGGAAAATCTACACCGACATTGTTCAAACGTTCTTCTACTCGTCTCAACGCGAAGCTGCCTCTGGTTATCTCTTGCTCAACTCTCTCGTTCCATTGGTCGGTTGTCTCGTGACGGCTCCTATGCTGATGAGAGAAGCAAAAGCGACGTCGTCTTCGTCATGGGATATTAACGTGGGGTTTATCGTTTTGTTTGTTGTGACTATAGCCACGGGGATCTACGCTGTGGCTACGAGTCTTCTCACTGCTCCTGCGGTTTTAGTACTCGTGGGcattgttttgtttcttcttgctCCTCTCGCTATACCGGTTGGAGTTGGAGTCAAAGAGCTTATGTCCTCTAGAAGAAGTCAACAAAAGGTACACGACTTGGAAGTTCCTATTGAAGAAGATCAAAAGAACGAAGCAGAAGAAGAGTTTGATGAGAAGGTGATAGTTGGAGTAAAAGAAGAGGTTGAGTGGACAAAACTATGTAAGAAACTCGATTTTTGGATTTACTTCGGTCTTTATTTGTTCGGTCCAACGGTGGGGCTAGTGTTTATGAACAATCTTGGTCAAATAGCTGAATCTCGTGGCTGTCCAGCGACCACTTCCTTGGTCGCGCTCTCGTCGTCGTTCGGGTTTTTTGGCCGCTTGCTTCCTTCGTTACTTGATTACTTCCTCTCTAG GAACAAGTACATGCCATCAAGCCCTGTTTCTATGGCGGTTTCATTGGTAGCAATGGTTGCTTCGTTTCTACTCCTCCTCATTGACTCCAACATCGCTCTCTACATCAGCACGGCGATTGTCGGTGTCTTCTTAGGAGCTTTGACTTCTCTCTCGGTCACAATGACTGCCGAGCTTTTTGGGACAAAACACTTTGGAGTTAACCACAACATTGTTGTCGGAAGCATTCCGATTGGTTCTTTCGGTTTCGGTTTATTTGCCGCCAAAGTTTACCGTGATGGAGCTGCCTTCGACGGACGTTTTGACGGAAAGTGTTATGGGATGTATTGCTTTCAAACCACTTTCATATTTTGGGGAACGCTCTGCTCGATCGCCACAATTCTCGCCGCCGTTTTATATCTACGCAACCGCAAGTTCTTCTCGCATAAGCGGTag
- the LOC108808685 gene encoding LOW QUALITY PROTEIN: putative receptor-like protein kinase At2g30940 (The sequence of the model RefSeq protein was modified relative to this genomic sequence to represent the inferred CDS: deleted 1 base in 1 codon), whose product MNRIISSQRSDLIEHKLSQHTSFFGIKLWILITASASIAFLLAFIVLVSLCFIFHRRRCRQEPFRLRSKLCLPLSHIPLNKERRYNRCPEYIESGRISSQVGWSSAHLPYYTRSFSSTTTSFGSFTVFTFMEIESVTDGFADENLIARGDSSMVYRGILMGTVIVAVKRFFPIYQRYEDYDFITRAEMIANVRHKNVVRLLGYCIEGDERVLVYEYAEKGDLHEWIHGSSGRNLPLTWSKRMKIIQGVAKGLAYFHEDIEPRITHQYIRPSKILLDYQWNPKIILAIPSHNDSPMVSAFVPSPNNLDEKIDIHCFGTLIMELVSGRVCEDQSSPHVYLVDWIKEMVVNHKIVDVLDPSLPEFPTLLKELKRIVLIALRCVDPEIKQRPKMGDVIHMLQPHDLLLSSNAIRNPQKVTRSREVSTISFIGT is encoded by the exons ATGAACAGAATCATATCATCACAAAGATCAGACTTGAtcgaacacaaactctctcaacaCACTTCTTTCTTCGGCATCAAGCTATGGATCCTCATCACAGCTTCTGCCTCCATAGCTTTCCTCTTAGCATTCATTGTTCTTGTTTCCTTATGTTTCATCTTCCACAGGAGAAGATGTAGACAAGAGCCATTCAGACTAAGATCAAAACTTTGTCTCCCTTTGTCACACATTCCCTTAAACAAAGAGAGACGATATAACCGTTGCCCCGAGTATATAGAGAGCGGGAGAATCTCCTCTCAGGTTGGATGGTCCTCTGCTCATCTTCCCTACTACACCAGAAGCTTCTCCTCTACCACCACCAGCTTTGGAAGCTTCACAGTGTTTACGTTCATGGAGATCGAGAGTGTTACAGATGGTTTTGCAGACGAGAATCTGATTGCTAGAGGAGATTCTTCAATGGTGTATCGTGGAATCTTGATGGGTACAGTCATTGTTGCTGTCAAACGGTTCTTCCCCATATatcaaag GTATGAGGATTATGACTTCATAACAAGAGCTGAGATGATTGCAAACGTTAGACATAAGAATGTTGTGAGACTCCTTGGATACTGCATTGAAGGAGACGAGAG GGTTCTTGTGTACGAGTATGCAGAGAAAGGCGATTTGCACGAATGGATTCATGGATCTTCGGGGAGAAACCTACCTCTGACATGGAGTAAGAGGATGAAGATCATTCAAGGAGTAGCAAAAGG ACTCGCGTATTTTCATGAAGACATTGAACCAAGGATCACTCATCAATACATAAGACCGAGCAAGATTCTTCTTGATTATCAATGGAACCCTAAGATAATACTAGCTATCCCAAGTCACAATGATAGTCCAATGGTCTCAGCTTTTGTTCCTTCACCTAATAATCTGGATGAGAAAATCGACATCCATTGCTTCGGGACTTTGATAATGGAGCTTGTCTCCGGGCGAGTCTGTGAAGACCAAAGCTCACCACAT GTCTATCTGGTGGACTGGATCAAAGAGATGGTGGTGAATCATAAGATAGTAGATGTTCTTGATCCTAGCCTCCCGGAGTTTCCAACATTA TTAAAAGAACTCAAACGGATTGTCTTGATTGCCTTGCGCTGTGTCGATCCTGAAATAAAACAGAGACCCAAAATGGGAGATGTGATTCACATGCTCCAGCCACATGACTTGCTGCTGAGTAGTAAT GCAATACGTAATCCTCAGAAGGTTACCAGGTCACGCGAGGtctctacaatcagtttcaTCGGAACATGA